From Sediminibacterium sp. TEGAF015, a single genomic window includes:
- a CDS encoding sodium/sugar symporter yields MNALQQTDYLVFLFYFILVAGYGIWVYRRKKAKEASSKDYFLAEGSLTWWAIGASLIASNISTEQFIGMSGSGFKMGLAIASYEWMAAVTLIVVAIFFMPVYLKNKIFTMPQFLQVRYNDTVAMIMAVFWLLLYVFVNLTSILFLGALAISSISGISFTVCMIALGFFAVLITLGGMKVIGYTDVIQVFFLILGGLAATYIALNLVAEQNGTTGLINGFKVLTEKADDHFHMILKPDNPSFSDLPGLTVLIGGLWIANLNYWGCNQYITQRALGADLPTARNGLLFAGFLKLIMPVIVVLPGIAAYVMHQQGYFQTELLQDGEVNPDRAYPVLLNLLPVGLKGLSFAALTAAVVASLAGKANSIATIFTLDIYKKKINTVAGEQQMVNIGRVSIIVAMLLAMAVAPFMGIDKKGGFQYIQEYTGFVSPGVFAMFFLGFFWKKTTSNAALFATIGGFVLSIIFKFMPAYVDLSWLASSGYAVANAQGVFEIPFLDRMGIVFLICLVFMYFISIWDARRGVQTNGLEVDRSMFKLHPTFVVGVLVLFGIITALYTVLW; encoded by the coding sequence ATGAATGCATTGCAACAAACCGATTACCTAGTATTCCTGTTTTATTTCATCTTGGTAGCCGGATATGGTATCTGGGTATACCGCAGAAAAAAGGCAAAGGAAGCCAGTTCCAAAGATTATTTTTTAGCAGAAGGATCGCTAACCTGGTGGGCTATCGGCGCATCCTTAATTGCCTCGAATATTTCAACTGAGCAATTCATAGGTATGAGTGGCAGTGGATTTAAAATGGGATTAGCCATTGCCAGTTACGAATGGATGGCAGCAGTTACATTAATTGTAGTGGCCATATTCTTTATGCCAGTATATCTTAAAAACAAGATATTCACTATGCCACAATTCTTGCAGGTACGTTACAACGATACGGTAGCAATGATTATGGCAGTATTCTGGTTATTACTTTATGTGTTTGTAAACCTGACATCTATCTTATTCTTAGGAGCATTGGCCATTAGTAGTATCTCAGGAATTTCCTTCACCGTTTGTATGATTGCACTGGGCTTTTTTGCAGTGCTGATTACATTAGGAGGTATGAAAGTAATTGGTTATACCGATGTAATTCAGGTATTCTTTTTAATACTGGGAGGGCTTGCAGCTACTTATATAGCACTGAATTTGGTGGCCGAACAAAATGGAACTACTGGATTAATCAACGGATTTAAAGTATTAACAGAAAAAGCCGATGATCATTTTCATATGATTTTGAAACCGGATAATCCTAGTTTTTCAGACTTGCCAGGGTTAACGGTTTTAATAGGGGGATTATGGATTGCCAATTTAAATTATTGGGGATGCAACCAGTACATTACACAACGTGCACTGGGAGCAGATTTGCCTACGGCAAGAAATGGTTTATTGTTTGCGGGGTTCTTAAAATTAATCATGCCTGTAATTGTAGTGTTACCAGGTATTGCAGCATATGTAATGCATCAGCAGGGATATTTTCAAACTGAATTATTGCAGGATGGAGAAGTAAACCCAGACCGTGCTTATCCTGTGTTGTTGAATTTATTACCGGTGGGATTAAAGGGGCTCTCTTTTGCAGCGCTCACTGCAGCAGTAGTTGCCTCTCTGGCTGGTAAGGCAAACAGTATAGCTACCATTTTCACGCTGGATATTTATAAAAAGAAAATTAATACAGTAGCTGGCGAACAGCAAATGGTGAATATTGGAAGAGTCTCCATTATAGTTGCTATGTTACTGGCCATGGCAGTTGCTCCCTTTATGGGCATTGATAAAAAAGGAGGCTTCCAATACATTCAGGAATATACGGGCTTTGTTTCTCCGGGTGTATTTGCTATGTTCTTCCTTGGTTTCTTCTGGAAAAAAACAACATCCAATGCCGCGTTGTTTGCTACCATCGGAGGATTTGTTTTGTCAATTATTTTCAAATTTATGCCCGCATATGTAGACCTTTCCTGGCTGGCTTCTTCCGGCTATGCAGTAGCAAATGCTCAGGGTGTTTTTGAAATTCCTTTCTTAGACAGAATGGGTATTGTCTTCCTGATATGTCTGGTCTTTATGTATTTCATTAGTATATGGGATGCAAGACGTGGTGTTCAAACAAACGGTCTTGAAGTAGATCGAAGCATGTTTAAACTGCATCCTACTTTTGTAGTAGGTGTTTTGGTTTTATTTGGAATTATTACCGCTTTGTATACAGTACTTTGGTAA
- the cobC gene encoding alpha-ribazole phosphatase: MPMEIYLIRHTTPNIEKGICYGQADLDITETFLEEVASIKPHLPQKEVKVYSSPLQRCKKLADALFEGMEIDVHEDLMELNCGNWELQRWDDIPKEEIQPWMEDFVNVRVPNGESYVDLHERVVNRFTEIALRKEPAVIVAHGGVLRSILSHITNTPLKESFDVFTLHYGCVVKISLSDNGMKHELLYNHSRQGKEWHRPTVS; the protein is encoded by the coding sequence ATGCCTATGGAAATTTATTTGATTAGACATACTACCCCGAATATAGAAAAGGGAATCTGTTATGGTCAGGCAGATTTAGATATAACGGAAACATTTTTAGAAGAAGTAGCATCTATTAAACCGCATTTACCACAAAAAGAAGTAAAGGTGTATAGTAGTCCATTACAACGCTGTAAAAAACTGGCTGATGCCCTCTTTGAAGGTATGGAAATAGATGTTCATGAAGACCTGATGGAACTCAATTGCGGCAATTGGGAACTGCAGCGCTGGGATGATATTCCAAAAGAAGAAATTCAGCCTTGGATGGAAGACTTCGTGAATGTTCGCGTGCCCAACGGCGAAAGTTATGTGGATTTGCATGAAAGAGTAGTGAATCGTTTTACTGAAATAGCTTTGCGTAAAGAACCCGCTGTAATAGTTGCGCATGGAGGCGTTTTGAGAAGTATTCTTTCGCATATTACCAATACTCCTTTAAAGGAATCCTTTGATGTATTCACTTTGCATTATGGATGTGTAGTAAAAATCAGTTTATCAGATAACGGAATGAAACACGAGCTTTTATACAATCATTCGCGCCAGGGTAAAGAATGGCATCGCCCAACTGTTTCTTAA
- a CDS encoding APC family permease, whose product MKGNQQLNVFSFTMIVVGLVIGMGIFRSAATSAQHAIEPSVYFAAWLMGGFVALCGALTYAEIGSRFPATGGYYKVFSYAYHPSIAFAINCIILISNAASLSVVAIIGSGYIAKLFPGTPWTDVDKALLSAGAIILFYLINLRGLKMSSRAQNILMIIKIGMILVLIAALLFPYDTSSAAAIAESATAAIPSTPEMSWIQSLGYSLIAVSFTYGGYQQTINFGSEVKNPARNIPKGIFFGIAIIIVLYLLVNYSYYQIVGFEQMKGEREIAYAVINKVFGPKGAAVFSFFLFFGVLAYVNALLMSNPRVMFAMSDEGSIPKIFSKQNEKNGVLVVSLTVFAATCLIILFFAQTFDAILNFTIFLDCFGMVASSATIFKLRKQTKHLDGTGIYKMKLFPLLPLIFMATYCFVGVSIAIQTPQTALVGTGVLAAFMAIYFISQRVKNGTKQA is encoded by the coding sequence ATGAAAGGGAATCAACAACTAAATGTTTTTAGTTTCACCATGATTGTGGTGGGTCTGGTAATTGGTATGGGAATTTTCAGATCGGCTGCAACCAGCGCGCAGCATGCTATTGAGCCTTCTGTTTATTTTGCGGCCTGGTTAATGGGGGGCTTTGTGGCTTTGTGTGGGGCACTTACCTATGCAGAAATTGGTAGCCGGTTTCCGGCAACGGGTGGTTACTATAAAGTGTTCTCTTATGCCTATCATCCCAGTATTGCCTTTGCTATCAACTGTATTATTTTGATCAGTAATGCGGCAAGTTTAAGTGTGGTAGCTATAATAGGCAGTGGATATATTGCCAAACTTTTTCCGGGAACTCCCTGGACAGATGTAGACAAGGCTTTGCTAAGTGCAGGTGCTATTATTTTATTTTATCTCATTAATCTGAGAGGATTAAAAATGAGTTCCCGTGCCCAGAATATTTTGATGATTATCAAGATTGGAATGATCCTGGTATTGATTGCGGCACTCTTATTTCCGTACGATACAAGCTCAGCTGCGGCAATTGCCGAGTCTGCTACAGCTGCAATCCCCTCAACGCCCGAAATGAGCTGGATACAAAGTCTGGGATATAGTTTAATTGCTGTGTCATTTACTTACGGGGGCTATCAGCAAACTATCAATTTTGGTTCTGAAGTAAAGAACCCTGCGCGTAATATTCCCAAAGGGATTTTCTTTGGTATTGCCATTATTATCGTGCTGTATTTGCTTGTGAATTACAGCTATTATCAGATTGTCGGCTTTGAGCAAATGAAAGGGGAAAGAGAAATTGCATATGCAGTCATTAATAAAGTATTTGGTCCGAAGGGTGCAGCAGTCTTTTCCTTCTTTTTATTTTTCGGTGTACTAGCCTATGTGAATGCCTTGTTGATGAGTAACCCAAGGGTTATGTTTGCCATGAGTGATGAAGGGTCTATTCCTAAAATATTCTCAAAACAAAATGAAAAAAACGGTGTGCTTGTAGTTTCACTAACTGTATTTGCTGCCACCTGTCTGATCATTTTATTTTTTGCGCAAACCTTTGATGCAATTCTAAATTTTACCATATTCCTGGATTGCTTTGGTATGGTGGCTTCCAGTGCAACCATTTTTAAGCTCAGGAAACAGACCAAACATCTCGACGGTACAGGAATTTATAAAATGAAACTATTCCCCTTGTTGCCACTGATATTCATGGCTACTTATTGTTTTGTTGGGGTTAGCATTGCCATTCAAACCCCCCAGACTGCATTGGTTGGAACAGGAGTACTGGCCGCGTTTATGGCTATCTATTTTATTAGTCAGCGGGTGAAAAATGGCACTAAACAGGCATAA
- a CDS encoding lycopene cyclase family protein encodes MNNQYDFIIAGAGCAGMSLLLRLASDPFFSSKKILVLDSDDKTVNDRTWCFWEKDPDIFEPIVHHQWNELDFFSNHFSTVLDIAPYKYKMIRGIDFYAYVKNAIAAAPNIEWRKASIKKPLKHTTQNLAGVELTDGTLIYASFVFSSILFEPIQTAPSDYHFLQHFTGWEIETASPCFNPGKAVFMDFRVGQEQGTTFMYVLPTSTTKALVEYTLFTEQLLPDEAYEKALRNYIGSELQIQDYTIVHREKGIIPMTTHNFPRYQDNHIYIGIAGGEAKASSGYAFKSIQKRTAAIVKALKEGRSLAINKSFSEKKGHLYDAVLLHVLHYKKMPGDLIFASIFKGNKASSVLSFLDNESDVLTDLKIMSSVPTRIFLPAALQEIVSQGKR; translated from the coding sequence TTGAATAATCAATACGACTTCATTATTGCCGGAGCAGGCTGTGCAGGAATGAGCTTACTTTTACGGTTGGCCAGTGATCCATTTTTTTCCTCTAAGAAAATATTGGTACTAGATTCAGATGATAAGACCGTGAATGATAGAACCTGGTGTTTCTGGGAAAAAGACCCCGATATTTTCGAGCCAATTGTTCATCATCAATGGAATGAGCTGGATTTTTTCTCTAATCACTTTTCTACCGTACTCGATATTGCTCCCTACAAGTATAAAATGATTAGAGGCATTGATTTTTATGCCTATGTAAAGAATGCAATTGCAGCAGCCCCTAATATTGAATGGAGAAAGGCTTCGATAAAAAAGCCATTGAAACATACAACACAAAACTTAGCTGGTGTTGAATTAACAGACGGTACCCTTATTTACGCAAGCTTTGTTTTCAGTAGTATTTTATTTGAACCTATTCAAACAGCACCATCAGACTATCACTTTCTGCAACATTTTACCGGGTGGGAAATTGAAACTGCTTCACCCTGTTTTAACCCGGGAAAAGCAGTCTTTATGGATTTTAGGGTAGGTCAAGAACAGGGTACTACTTTCATGTATGTATTACCCACTTCAACCACAAAGGCATTGGTTGAATACACTTTGTTTACTGAACAGCTTTTGCCGGATGAAGCATACGAAAAAGCACTCAGAAATTATATCGGAAGTGAATTACAAATTCAGGACTATACCATTGTGCACCGTGAAAAAGGTATAATCCCAATGACCACACACAACTTTCCGCGATATCAGGATAATCATATTTATATTGGTATTGCAGGGGGAGAGGCAAAAGCGAGTAGTGGCTATGCCTTCAAGTCTATACAAAAACGTACGGCAGCAATTGTGAAGGCATTGAAGGAAGGGAGATCTTTAGCAATCAATAAATCCTTTTCTGAAAAAAAAGGTCATTTGTATGATGCTGTTTTATTACACGTGCTGCATTATAAAAAAATGCCGGGTGATCTTATTTTTGCTTCCATCTTCAAGGGAAACAAAGCTTCAAGTGTTTTGTCTTTTTTAGATAATGAGAGTGATGTATTAACCGATCTCAAAATTATGAGCAGTGTGCCCACCCGTATTTTCCTTCCCGCTGCATTACAGGAAATAGTCAGTCAGGGCAAGCGTTGA
- the cobT gene encoding nicotinate-nucleotide--dimethylbenzimidazole phosphoribosyltransferase — protein sequence MLKDQLQNKINGKTKPIGALGTLEEIALQVGLIQNTLSPTIVKPTILVFAGDHGIAATGLVNPYPQAVTAQMVLNFLQGGAAINVFTQLHNQNLIVVDAGVNADLSHLQQENFIHAKQGMGSRNYLAGEALSKEEVNNSIAIGKQLVIKITAEGCNCIGFGEMGIGNTSAAALIMHAITGLPLSSCAGNGTGTNEEQYKTKLATLEKVVELHQVAQLANDPFKLLAAVGGFEIAMMTGAYLSAAENKMVIVVDGFIATASLLIAAKLSPDILSYCLFAHNSMEQGHTKMLEFLKAKPLLQLGLRLGEGTGASLAIPIIQSAVAFMNQMASFEQAGVSTASE from the coding sequence ATGCTAAAAGATCAACTGCAAAACAAAATCAACGGTAAAACGAAGCCCATTGGGGCGTTGGGAACTTTAGAAGAAATTGCTTTACAAGTAGGACTTATACAGAATACCTTATCGCCTACAATTGTAAAACCTACGATTCTTGTTTTTGCAGGGGATCATGGCATTGCAGCAACGGGATTGGTAAATCCTTATCCCCAGGCAGTAACAGCACAAATGGTTTTGAACTTTTTACAGGGAGGTGCCGCCATTAATGTTTTTACCCAATTACACAATCAAAATCTGATTGTAGTTGATGCTGGTGTAAATGCAGACCTGAGTCACTTGCAACAAGAAAATTTTATTCATGCCAAACAGGGAATGGGCAGCAGAAACTATTTAGCCGGAGAAGCACTTAGTAAAGAAGAAGTAAATAATAGTATTGCTATTGGTAAGCAACTGGTCATAAAAATTACTGCTGAAGGATGCAACTGTATTGGTTTTGGCGAAATGGGCATTGGCAACACATCCGCTGCAGCATTGATAATGCATGCAATAACTGGATTACCACTTAGTTCTTGTGCAGGAAATGGAACAGGTACCAATGAAGAACAGTACAAAACCAAATTAGCCACTTTAGAAAAAGTTGTTGAACTGCATCAGGTTGCTCAGCTGGCAAATGATCCATTTAAGTTATTAGCTGCCGTAGGAGGTTTTGAAATTGCTATGATGACAGGTGCTTATTTATCGGCTGCAGAAAACAAGATGGTAATTGTTGTAGATGGATTCATTGCAACTGCGAGCTTATTAATTGCTGCAAAACTATCCCCGGACATTTTATCCTATTGTCTGTTTGCCCATAATAGCATGGAACAGGGTCATACAAAAATGCTGGAATTCCTGAAGGCCAAACCTTTACTGCAATTAGGATTGAGATTGGGCGAAGGAACAGGGGCCTCATTGGCCATTCCGATTATTCAGTCAGCCGTTGCATTCATGAATCAGATGGCATCCTTTGAACAGGCAGGTGTAAGTACTGCCTCAGAATAA
- a CDS encoding 1-phosphofructokinase family hexose kinase has product MQHIVTITLNPALDKSISVPELVPEKKLRALSSKVEPGGGGINISRALKKLGVDSEAIILSGGYTGKALESLLIKEGVRYTAIETANDTRENFVVFDEDKKLQYRFGMPGENVSEKELGSLMQAIGNCLHADYVVVSGSLPPGTSVAVFHEIAKIAAQLNARLIIDTSGDALKAASKEGLFLIKPNLRELASLVGKEWIDVADVVPTARQVIAAGGCEAMAVSMGADGAMLITNNEVYQACAPKAEVLSTVGAGDSMVAGMLAALTKGWGWKDVLQYGVAAGSAATLHKGTELCKLEDTERIFAEMKQN; this is encoded by the coding sequence ATGCAGCATATTGTAACTATTACGCTCAATCCAGCTTTGGATAAAAGCATTTCTGTACCGGAACTGGTACCCGAAAAAAAATTACGTGCGCTCTCTTCAAAAGTAGAGCCAGGTGGTGGTGGCATCAATATTTCAAGGGCATTAAAAAAACTGGGTGTTGATTCAGAAGCTATTATTTTATCGGGCGGCTACACAGGAAAAGCGTTGGAATCTCTATTGATAAAAGAAGGCGTAAGGTATACTGCTATTGAAACTGCAAATGATACAAGGGAGAATTTTGTGGTATTTGATGAAGATAAAAAATTACAGTACCGTTTTGGAATGCCAGGAGAAAACGTTTCTGAAAAGGAACTGGGTTCATTGATGCAGGCCATTGGCAATTGTTTGCATGCTGATTATGTTGTTGTTAGCGGAAGTTTACCTCCAGGAACATCCGTAGCTGTATTTCATGAAATAGCTAAAATAGCAGCTCAGTTAAATGCAAGATTAATCATAGATACATCTGGTGATGCATTGAAAGCAGCTTCGAAAGAGGGATTGTTTTTAATAAAACCCAATTTGCGGGAACTGGCTTCCCTTGTTGGTAAAGAATGGATTGATGTAGCAGATGTTGTGCCAACAGCCAGACAGGTTATTGCGGCCGGTGGCTGTGAAGCAATGGCTGTTTCAATGGGTGCGGATGGAGCTATGCTGATTACTAACAATGAAGTATACCAAGCTTGTGCGCCAAAGGCAGAAGTATTGAGCACAGTTGGAGCAGGAGATAGTATGGTAGCCGGCATGTTGGCAGCATTAACCAAAGGTTGGGGATGGAAAGATGTATTGCAGTATGGGGTAGCAGCTGGATCTGCTGCCACATTGCATAAAGGGACTGAACTGTGTAAACTGGAAGATACCGAACGCATTTTTGCTGAGATGAAACAGAATTAA
- a CDS encoding MarC family protein, with amino-acid sequence MEFQIDQLLTVTFTLFAVIDIVGSIPLLISLKEKMGGIRSIQVTLISGALMILFLFAGKPFLKILGLDIRSFAVGGSIVIFLLGLEMVLGHEIFKGDNNAKSSSVVPIAFPIIAGSGTLTTIMSLKANFEELYILLGIIINLVVVYITLRLLKVIERALGESGLLAVRKFFGVILIAIAVKIFSTNIAAFGK; translated from the coding sequence ATGGAATTTCAGATTGATCAACTGCTAACAGTAACGTTTACACTATTTGCGGTAATTGATATTGTAGGTTCTATTCCCCTATTAATTTCTTTAAAAGAAAAAATGGGAGGTATCCGCTCCATTCAAGTAACCCTGATTTCAGGAGCATTAATGATCTTGTTTTTATTTGCAGGTAAGCCTTTTCTTAAAATATTAGGACTAGATATCCGATCCTTTGCGGTGGGCGGCTCTATCGTAATTTTTTTATTGGGCCTTGAAATGGTTTTGGGTCATGAAATTTTTAAAGGAGATAACAATGCAAAAAGCAGCAGTGTTGTACCAATTGCCTTTCCCATTATTGCAGGATCGGGAACCCTTACTACTATCATGTCGCTGAAAGCAAATTTTGAAGAACTCTATATTTTACTTGGAATCATCATCAATCTGGTGGTTGTCTATATTACTTTACGATTGCTTAAAGTAATTGAAAGGGCTTTAGGTGAATCAGGATTACTCGCTGTGAGAAAATTCTTTGGAGTAATCCTGATTGCTATTGCCGTTAAAATCTTCAGTACCAATATTGCAGCTTTTGGTAAATAA
- a CDS encoding TonB-dependent receptor plug domain-containing protein: protein MSKKLTLFLTLLSGANLYAQKDSLRTSVLDEVVVTANKQEQKQSTTGKVITVIGPAELSKSAGKSLGQVLNETVGLTINGALNNAGTNQTVFMRGANSGRTLILMDGIPVYDPSQIGNEFDLNIFSINDVERIEVCRGAQSTVYGSDAVAGVINIITVKQNVNKPVNIKATLTGGNLNSFKSNLQVFGKWKKLTYTLRNAAINTNGFSAAADTLGNRDYDRDGYHGNTTTAAIQYAVTEKLLLKGYGLYSQYRAGIDAGVFSDDKHYQLKNNLLNTGWGAIYKTKGFQLTANYQYSETNRGYERDSLDKRVFSYFQRNQYYGKTQFAELYANFKINQYWSLLQGIEYRYASMNNQYKSVSSFGPFNSGFKDTSVHQTSIYSSLQFNSLKGFFADAGFRLNKHSIYGNSTTFTFNPSYAVNEQLRLFGSVATAFKTPSLFQLFDTFSGRRDLKAETSTSIEVGMAHQYTGFNSRLVAFYRNTNNGIDYDYVRNKYYNFVKQVALGVEYETNIQLSKALQLKMNFTYLSMTDSTQSRVNFKDTGYVYGLRRPGFQSNIVLQYSQPKWSVTISGKYVGSRSDIGGFRRVDVLLPSYFLLGAYTEYRYNEKLKIFIDTQNITGNRFTDLRGFNGIPFIVNSGITLQF from the coding sequence ATGAGCAAAAAATTAACGCTCTTCCTAACCTTGCTATCAGGCGCAAACCTGTATGCACAAAAAGACAGTCTACGCACCAGTGTGCTGGACGAAGTTGTGGTAACTGCCAATAAGCAGGAACAAAAACAAAGTACTACCGGTAAAGTAATTACAGTGATTGGACCTGCTGAACTTTCCAAGAGTGCCGGTAAATCACTGGGTCAGGTATTAAACGAAACAGTTGGCCTAACCATCAATGGGGCTTTGAACAATGCAGGTACCAACCAGACTGTATTCATGCGTGGAGCCAATAGTGGCCGAACCCTGATATTAATGGATGGCATACCTGTATATGATCCTTCTCAAATTGGAAATGAATTTGATTTGAATATATTTTCAATAAATGATGTGGAAAGAATAGAAGTATGCAGGGGTGCACAAAGTACTGTTTACGGAAGTGATGCCGTTGCCGGTGTAATCAATATTATAACGGTTAAGCAAAATGTAAACAAACCTGTAAATATAAAAGCCACCCTAACAGGAGGAAATTTAAACAGCTTTAAAAGCAATCTTCAGGTATTTGGCAAATGGAAGAAACTAACGTACACCTTGCGCAATGCAGCCATTAATACCAATGGATTCAGCGCTGCAGCTGATACTTTGGGCAACCGGGATTATGACCGCGATGGATATCATGGAAATACTACTACGGCAGCCATTCAGTATGCAGTTACAGAAAAACTGTTGTTAAAAGGATATGGTCTGTACAGCCAGTACCGCGCTGGTATTGATGCAGGTGTTTTTAGTGATGACAAACATTATCAGCTAAAAAACAATTTGCTGAATACAGGATGGGGCGCTATTTATAAGACGAAAGGATTTCAGCTAACTGCCAATTATCAGTACAGTGAAACCAACAGAGGATATGAAAGGGATAGCCTTGATAAACGTGTCTTCAGTTATTTTCAGCGAAACCAATATTATGGCAAAACTCAGTTTGCCGAGTTGTATGCCAATTTCAAAATCAATCAATATTGGTCTTTACTACAGGGAATAGAATATCGCTATGCTAGCATGAATAACCAGTACAAATCGGTTAGTAGTTTCGGACCTTTTAATTCTGGTTTTAAAGACACCAGTGTTCATCAGACATCAATTTACAGTTCTCTTCAGTTTAATAGCTTAAAAGGTTTCTTTGCAGATGCAGGATTCAGATTGAATAAACATTCCATCTACGGCAATAGCACCACGTTTACTTTTAACCCTTCTTATGCTGTGAATGAGCAATTACGTTTATTTGGTAGTGTAGCAACGGCTTTTAAAACCCCTTCCCTATTTCAACTCTTCGACACATTCAGTGGCAGAAGAGATCTGAAAGCAGAAACCAGTACAAGTATTGAAGTGGGAATGGCGCATCAATATACAGGATTCAATAGTCGCCTGGTGGCATTTTACAGAAATACCAACAATGGTATTGATTACGATTATGTTCGCAACAAGTACTACAATTTTGTAAAACAGGTTGCATTGGGTGTAGAATATGAAACCAATATACAGCTAAGTAAGGCCCTGCAACTAAAAATGAATTTTACTTACCTCAGCATGACTGATTCTACACAAAGTCGCGTTAACTTCAAGGATACAGGCTATGTGTATGGACTTAGAAGACCTGGCTTCCAGAGCAATATAGTACTACAATACAGCCAGCCAAAATGGAGTGTTACCATATCCGGAAAATATGTGGGAAGCAGATCTGACATTGGCGGTTTCAGAAGAGTCGATGTTTTGCTGCCTTCCTATTTTTTGTTGGGAGCTTATACGGAATACAGGTATAATGAGAAGTTGAAAATATTTATAGACACACAAAATATTACAGGCAATCGTTTTACCGACTTGAGAGGCTTTAATGGAATTCCGTTTATTGTGAACAGCGGCATTACGCTTCAATTTTAG
- a CDS encoding adenosylcobinamide-GDP ribazoletransferase has protein sequence MGQQWVLFKTAIMFFTRIKVGNLPYSKETLQASARYFSWVGVIVGLTGGLVLWASSVVFSPPLSVLFSMLSTILLTGAFHEDGFADCCDAFGGGWTVEKILTIMKDSRLGTYGVIGLIGILFTKYLLLLELTENFPSSILLWVLVAAHANSRFWATTLMQKLVYVQDIDASKSKPLADRKLTRKETTILSFGSFAPLALFFIILYTPVSELNHFHLDITFISWFLSFLFWVQVPPFIVQLFAVRYFKKWIGGYTGDCLGATQQVCEIAFYLGCLCLWKFI, from the coding sequence ATGGGCCAGCAATGGGTTTTGTTTAAAACAGCCATCATGTTTTTCACCCGCATTAAAGTGGGTAACCTTCCCTATAGTAAGGAAACCCTTCAGGCGTCTGCACGTTATTTCAGCTGGGTTGGGGTGATTGTTGGGCTAACAGGAGGATTGGTATTGTGGGCAAGCAGCGTTGTATTCTCTCCTCCTTTATCCGTATTATTTTCAATGCTAAGTACCATCCTATTAACCGGTGCTTTTCATGAAGACGGATTTGCAGATTGTTGCGATGCATTTGGCGGTGGTTGGACAGTAGAAAAAATACTGACCATCATGAAAGACAGCAGACTAGGCACTTATGGAGTAATTGGTCTGATTGGAATTTTGTTTACCAAGTATCTGTTACTACTGGAGCTTACAGAAAATTTTCCTTCTAGTATCTTACTTTGGGTTTTAGTAGCTGCACACGCCAATAGTCGATTCTGGGCCACAACTCTAATGCAGAAGCTGGTGTATGTACAGGATATTGATGCCAGTAAATCAAAACCACTTGCAGACAGAAAACTGACCAGAAAAGAAACTACCATTCTTTCTTTCGGCAGTTTTGCTCCCCTTGCCCTATTCTTTATTATTCTTTACACGCCTGTTAGCGAGTTGAATCATTTTCACCTTGATATAACATTTATTTCCTGGTTTTTGTCTTTCTTATTCTGGGTTCAGGTTCCTCCCTTTATAGTTCAGCTATTTGCAGTTCGGTATTTTAAAAAATGGATCGGGGGTTATACAGGGGATTGCTTAGGGGCTACTCAACAAGTTTGTGAAATTGCATTTTATTTAGGATGTTTATGCCTATGGAAATTTATTTGA